In the Desulfomonile tiedjei genome, one interval contains:
- a CDS encoding aminotransferase class III-fold pyridoxal phosphate-dependent enzyme: MKEIEKLNITKSRELFEEATGLVPGGVLGARKPTDFIDGEYPIFLETGKGCRLTDVDGNEFVDFLCGYGPIILGYREEEVDEAVYKQIKEKGFCFTLTQKYQNLLAKKLTELVPSSEMSIFLKTGSDATTASIRIARAYTNKLKVMRCGYHGWHDWCVEMKGGIPSKFYEDVFEFQYNNLDQLADLMATHGDETAAIIMTPFGHPNHQEMEIPKPGFLEGLREIADRYGAVLIYDEIRTGFRLSMGGAQKLYGVTPDLTVLGKALANGYPISVVTGKKDVMMAASDKLFISSTFFPNSEGFVAALKTIEILERDHVLENIWEKGGRFLEKLQAMIDKYDVGAELTGVAPMFYITFKKDETGAHKGKRKDFYTQLIRRKFFFSPFHHAYISFRHTEEDLALTLNAIDESLAFIKGKY; encoded by the coding sequence ATGAAAGAGATAGAAAAACTCAACATCACCAAAAGCCGGGAATTGTTTGAAGAAGCAACCGGGCTGGTACCCGGAGGCGTTCTGGGCGCCAGAAAGCCGACCGATTTCATCGACGGGGAATATCCCATCTTCCTTGAAACCGGCAAAGGCTGCCGCCTGACCGATGTTGACGGCAATGAATTTGTTGATTTTCTCTGCGGTTATGGCCCGATCATCCTGGGTTACCGTGAAGAAGAGGTGGATGAAGCGGTTTACAAACAGATAAAAGAGAAAGGGTTCTGTTTCACTCTGACACAAAAATACCAGAACCTGCTGGCCAAAAAGCTGACTGAACTTGTGCCCTCGTCCGAGATGAGCATTTTTCTGAAAACAGGCTCTGATGCAACCACCGCAAGTATTCGTATTGCAAGGGCCTATACAAATAAGCTCAAAGTGATGCGGTGCGGTTACCACGGCTGGCATGACTGGTGCGTTGAAATGAAAGGCGGAATTCCGTCAAAATTCTACGAAGATGTTTTTGAATTTCAATATAATAACCTGGACCAACTGGCAGACCTGATGGCAACTCACGGTGACGAGACCGCTGCGATCATCATGACGCCTTTCGGCCATCCCAACCATCAAGAAATGGAGATACCGAAGCCGGGGTTTCTTGAAGGCCTAAGAGAGATTGCCGACAGGTATGGCGCGGTGTTGATCTATGATGAGATCCGGACCGGCTTCAGGCTTTCAATGGGCGGGGCCCAGAAACTCTATGGAGTCACTCCTGATCTGACTGTTCTCGGAAAGGCGCTCGCCAACGGATATCCCATCTCGGTAGTGACCGGGAAGAAAGATGTCATGATGGCGGCTAGCGACAAGCTTTTTATTTCCTCAACCTTTTTCCCGAACAGCGAGGGTTTTGTTGCCGCGCTCAAAACCATAGAGATCCTTGAACGGGACCATGTGCTTGAAAATATCTGGGAAAAGGGCGGAAGGTTCCTCGAAAAGCTCCAGGCAATGATTGACAAATATGATGTGGGAGCTGAACTGACCGGCGTGGCCCCCATGTTCTACATCACTTTTAAGAAGGACGAAACAGGCGCACACAAAGGCAAGCGCAAGGATTTTTACACCCAGCTCATTCGCAGGAAATTCTTTTTTTCACCCTTCCATCACGCCTATATCAGCTTTCGGCACACCGAAGAAGACCTGGCACTGACCTTAAACGCAATTGATGAATCCCTGGCCTTTATAAAGGGAAAATATTAG
- a CDS encoding type II toxin-antitoxin system HicA family toxin, producing the protein MTYRHVTLKLIALGCTELPRRGGGSHRKWLNPQTQRAAILPDWGNRDLKIGTVRTAIRQLGIEWDEFTRA; encoded by the coding sequence ATGACCTATCGCCACGTCACCTTGAAGCTAATCGCTCTCGGTTGCACGGAGCTGCCTAGACGAGGCGGCGGTTCTCATCGGAAATGGTTAAATCCCCAAACTCAGCGGGCTGCAATATTGCCGGACTGGGGAAACCGTGATCTCAAAATAGGGACCGTCAGAACTGCCATAAGGCAGTTAGGCATCGAATGGGATGAATTTACTAGAGCGTAA
- a CDS encoding type II toxin-antitoxin system HicB family antitoxin, giving the protein MLYKVPLVLAPQPEGGFTVTSPLLPELVTEGDTVEEALENVRDALEATIEAYEDLGRPLPASVQISDTTSPVWLEALVATP; this is encoded by the coding sequence ATGCTATACAAAGTGCCGTTAGTTCTGGCCCCTCAACCTGAAGGCGGTTTTACGGTCACTTCGCCTCTCCTGCCGGAATTGGTTACCGAAGGCGACACCGTTGAGGAGGCCCTAGAAAACGTTCGAGACGCTCTCGAAGCCACCATTGAAGCATATGAAGATTTAGGACGCCCGTTACCTGCAAGCGTTCAGATTTCCGACACCACAAGTCCTGTGTGGCTTGAAGCCCTAGTGGCGACTCCATGA
- a CDS encoding saccharopine dehydrogenase NADP-binding domain-containing protein, which produces MRALVLGGAGGMGQGVARDLIKQQQVADVVLADLYPDPERLGPKLRDSEKVNLIKMDVNDHGRMVQTFQGIDVVINCAGPFYKTAVPVARAAVEAKVNYIDICDDYEGTEILFNSDIDKMAREAGITVLTGMGSDPGTNNVLVKHYADRLDSVDDIYLYWVVAIAELAGAAWDHSLHMTLGKVPQYLNGELVHVEGGTEVVAEEFLEPLGTCHVRYVGHPQPLTIPKYIKGVKNVVIKGALIPLWVDEMIKQQKDTGFLGTEPIDIKGTTVTPYDLALKLWETIPEGRDNGPQASGLKVIVKGERDGKRVTYTADMVGRMAPGTGLPASIAALMMDAGDVAAKGVVAPEGCIDPNKFLAAFLKRGARIHQTEKISSMLEV; this is translated from the coding sequence ATGCGTGCTTTGGTATTAGGAGGAGCCGGCGGCATGGGTCAGGGCGTTGCCCGGGACCTGATAAAACAACAACAGGTCGCGGATGTTGTCCTGGCCGATTTATACCCGGACCCGGAAAGATTGGGCCCGAAATTACGCGACAGTGAAAAAGTGAACCTGATCAAGATGGATGTTAACGATCATGGCCGCATGGTGCAGACATTCCAGGGAATTGACGTTGTGATTAACTGTGCAGGTCCCTTTTATAAGACTGCCGTGCCTGTAGCAAGAGCGGCAGTCGAGGCAAAGGTGAACTATATTGACATCTGCGATGACTATGAGGGAACCGAAATTCTTTTCAACTCCGATATAGATAAGATGGCCAGAGAAGCCGGCATCACAGTTCTTACCGGCATGGGCTCCGACCCCGGGACCAACAATGTTCTGGTTAAACACTATGCAGACCGCTTGGACAGTGTTGATGATATTTACCTTTATTGGGTAGTCGCCATTGCTGAACTTGCAGGAGCTGCCTGGGACCACAGCCTTCATATGACCCTTGGGAAGGTCCCGCAATATTTGAATGGTGAGCTGGTCCACGTGGAAGGCGGGACCGAAGTAGTGGCGGAAGAGTTCCTGGAACCCCTTGGCACCTGCCATGTCCGGTACGTGGGCCATCCACAGCCTTTGACCATCCCCAAGTACATCAAAGGGGTTAAAAATGTGGTGATTAAGGGCGCACTCATACCCCTGTGGGTCGATGAAATGATAAAACAACAGAAAGATACGGGCTTTTTGGGCACAGAACCCATTGATATCAAAGGGACCACCGTAACTCCTTATGATCTGGCGCTTAAGCTTTGGGAGACCATTCCGGAAGGGAGAGATAACGGTCCCCAGGCTTCGGGGCTCAAGGTCATTGTCAAAGGGGAAAGAGACGGCAAGAGGGTAACCTACACAGCCGACATGGTGGGGAGGATGGCTCCCGGGACAGGCCTTCCCGCATCCATTGCAGCACTCATGATGGACGCAGGTGATGTGGCCGCAAAAGGTGTGGTGGCCCCTGAAGGCTGCATCGACCCGAACAAATTCCTTGCAGCCTTTTTGAAAAGAGGCGCAAGAATCCATCAGACAGAAAAGATTTCATCCATGTTGGAAGTCTAA
- a CDS encoding acetate--CoA ligase family protein, whose protein sequence is MHIVEQAVSEGRKTLSEYESKQLLAEYGVPVTREILVLERKDLSSAAREIGFPLVVKGCSPDLSHKTEMGMIKVDVRSEEEAAAAFDEFMAKMNSNRGGVLVQEMVSGKRELMVGMTRDAQFGPCVMFGLGGIFTEILKDVAFRLAPLEPVDAMAMMQDIKGRKILEAIRGMEAVDLDQMVQILINVGRLGLENDKIKEVDVNPLIISKGRPVAVDALVVLE, encoded by the coding sequence ATGCACATAGTAGAACAAGCAGTTAGTGAAGGCAGAAAAACACTGTCCGAGTACGAATCCAAGCAGCTTCTGGCGGAATATGGCGTGCCGGTGACGCGGGAAATCCTCGTCCTGGAACGCAAAGATCTGTCATCCGCGGCCAGAGAGATCGGATTTCCGTTGGTTGTGAAAGGCTGTTCTCCCGACTTAAGCCACAAGACGGAAATGGGCATGATCAAGGTCGATGTGCGAAGCGAAGAAGAAGCCGCCGCAGCCTTTGACGAATTTATGGCCAAGATGAACTCGAACCGGGGAGGGGTCCTTGTTCAGGAAATGGTCAGCGGCAAACGTGAACTGATGGTGGGGATGACACGCGATGCACAATTTGGTCCCTGTGTCATGTTCGGTCTTGGGGGCATCTTCACCGAGATCCTCAAGGATGTGGCGTTTCGTCTGGCGCCCTTGGAGCCGGTGGATGCTATGGCTATGATGCAGGATATCAAAGGCCGCAAAATTCTTGAGGCAATCCGTGGAATGGAAGCCGTAGACCTGGATCAGATGGTGCAAATCCTTATTAATGTAGGACGCTTGGGCCTTGAAAACGACAAGATCAAAGAGGTGGACGTTAATCCTCTGATCATCAGTAAGGGCAGGCCGGTTGCCGTTGACGCCCTTGTGGTGCTGGAGTGA
- a CDS encoding glucose 1-dehydrogenase — translation MTQELFDLSGRVALVTGASKGLGKAMALALAGAGADVALYARNKEELQAVKESVQSLGRRAEIFCVDVLDHLSVDENVKSTLGAFGYVDILVNNAGVNVRKPVLELSPEEWDTVLNTNLKGYFLMARAVVPAMLSRGSGKVINMASILGAVALPSQLAYASSKGGVIQMTKVMALEWAKQGVQVNAIGPTYFETPLVAQLRNDPERFGFIVDRTPMGRWGQPEELAGLVIFLASRASDFITGQTIFIDGGWTIW, via the coding sequence ATGACCCAAGAACTCTTTGACTTATCAGGCCGAGTGGCCCTGGTGACCGGCGCATCCAAGGGCCTGGGCAAGGCAATGGCGCTGGCCCTGGCAGGTGCGGGCGCGGACGTGGCCCTGTACGCACGGAACAAAGAAGAACTCCAGGCGGTCAAGGAATCCGTGCAGTCCCTGGGTCGGCGAGCCGAGATCTTCTGCGTAGACGTTCTGGACCACCTGTCGGTAGACGAGAATGTGAAGAGTACGCTGGGAGCCTTTGGATACGTAGACATCCTTGTAAACAATGCAGGTGTAAATGTCCGAAAGCCTGTCCTCGAACTGTCCCCCGAAGAGTGGGACACCGTACTAAACACGAACCTGAAGGGTTATTTCCTGATGGCCCGCGCAGTGGTTCCCGCAATGCTTTCCCGCGGGTCCGGCAAGGTTATCAACATGGCCTCCATTCTTGGGGCCGTGGCGCTTCCGTCCCAGTTGGCCTATGCTTCCAGCAAGGGCGGCGTAATACAGATGACCAAAGTGATGGCCCTGGAATGGGCAAAACAAGGCGTACAGGTCAACGCCATAGGCCCGACCTACTTTGAAACTCCTCTGGTGGCCCAATTGAGAAACGACCCGGAACGCTTTGGCTTCATCGTAGACCGTACTCCGATGGGGCGATGGGGGCAGCCCGAAGAACTTGCCGGGCTCGTGATCTTCCTGGCCTCCCGAGCATCGGATTTTATCACCGGCCAAACCATCTTCATCGACGGGGGCTGGACCATCTGGTAG
- a CDS encoding 4-hydroxyphenylacetate 3-hydroxylase family protein yields MAIMTGREYIESLRQLEPEVYFMGEKVTNVVDEPMFAPHIHTAAMTYELAHDPLHEEIMTATSHLTGRKINRFTHIHQSIDDLVKKVRMMRLLGQKTGTCFQRCVGFDGLNTMYAMTYDMDAKHGTNYHERFKDFLQYVQERDYMSAGAMTDARGDRSLRPHQQKNPKLYLHISERRDDGIVVNGAKAHITGVINSHEILVMPTRAMGEEDKDFAVSFAVPVNAKGIKLIFARQTNDSRRLESPLDSGNPKYACVGGEALILFKDVFVPWERVFMAGEYEFAGQLVETFAAHHRANYGGCKVGLADVVCGGSQWLADAHGVAKASHILDKLTEMVALAETCWSCSLACSYEGHKTASGAYGVNPLLASVTKLNITRMVYEWMRVAQDIAGGKIITLPSESDMNNPDVGEVVAEYFAGREGVDVHDILKMLRLIESMSIGAGLPEAMHGAGSPAAQKIIIARRSGIEKKRELAETIAGIRKDETFEKILGKPEEEYWQETKEKIQAGKVKICHRITG; encoded by the coding sequence ATGGCAATTATGACAGGACGTGAATACATCGAATCGTTGAGACAATTGGAACCCGAGGTCTATTTCATGGGTGAGAAAGTGACCAATGTGGTGGACGAGCCCATGTTCGCACCTCACATACATACCGCGGCAATGACTTACGAACTGGCCCATGATCCTCTGCACGAGGAGATCATGACAGCAACCTCCCATCTCACCGGCCGCAAAATCAACCGGTTCACCCACATACATCAAAGCATCGACGATCTGGTCAAAAAGGTGCGCATGATGCGCTTGCTGGGCCAGAAGACAGGGACCTGCTTCCAGCGGTGCGTGGGCTTCGACGGACTGAACACCATGTACGCCATGACGTACGACATGGACGCAAAACACGGGACCAACTACCACGAGCGATTCAAGGACTTTCTCCAGTACGTCCAGGAGCGGGACTACATGTCCGCGGGCGCAATGACCGACGCCCGAGGAGACCGCAGCCTCAGACCCCACCAACAAAAGAACCCGAAACTGTACCTCCACATTTCGGAACGCCGAGACGACGGCATAGTCGTGAACGGCGCCAAAGCCCACATAACAGGTGTTATTAACTCCCACGAAATCCTGGTAATGCCGACACGAGCCATGGGAGAAGAGGACAAAGACTTTGCCGTTTCTTTCGCGGTCCCGGTGAACGCAAAAGGCATAAAGCTCATTTTCGCGCGGCAAACCAATGACAGCCGTCGGCTCGAAAGCCCCTTGGACTCCGGCAATCCCAAGTATGCCTGCGTAGGCGGAGAAGCGCTTATCCTGTTCAAAGACGTATTTGTCCCCTGGGAAAGAGTTTTCATGGCCGGGGAATACGAGTTTGCGGGCCAATTGGTAGAGACCTTCGCTGCGCATCACAGAGCCAACTATGGCGGGTGCAAAGTAGGACTTGCGGACGTAGTGTGCGGCGGCTCCCAATGGCTTGCGGATGCGCACGGCGTTGCCAAAGCCTCTCATATTCTGGACAAGCTCACCGAAATGGTCGCCTTGGCCGAAACTTGCTGGTCCTGCTCTCTGGCCTGCTCTTATGAAGGCCACAAGACGGCCTCCGGAGCCTACGGCGTGAATCCTCTGCTTGCCAGTGTCACCAAACTGAACATCACTCGCATGGTTTATGAGTGGATGCGTGTCGCGCAGGACATAGCAGGAGGGAAGATCATTACCCTGCCTTCGGAGAGCGACATGAACAACCCCGACGTAGGGGAGGTGGTTGCGGAATATTTCGCCGGCAGAGAAGGGGTGGACGTGCACGACATTCTCAAGATGCTAAGGCTGATCGAAAGCATGTCCATCGGCGCGGGCCTGCCCGAAGCAATGCACGGCGCGGGTTCACCGGCAGCGCAGAAAATCATTATCGCGCGCCGCAGCGGCATTGAAAAGAAGCGAGAACTTGCGGAAACCATTGCGGGTATAAGGAAAGACGAGACGTTCGAAAAGATCCTCGGGAAACCTGAAGAAGAATACTGGCAGGAGACAAAGGAGAAGATCCAGGCCGGAAAGGTCAAGATCTGCCATCGAATCACCGGCTAA
- a CDS encoding AMP-binding protein yields the protein MESVYEKRPWLSSYPDWVSHDLETGPATAIDDFNKSVRSCSGHTAVCYFEHAISYGEIDGMSESLAAAFCGFGLHAGDRIIVDLQNIPQFLISVYAAWKLGIIVVPVNPMYKEEELSYFCRDSGAKLLLTMDEIASRLDLSFLKSTTIERVVTTSALDLLPADSPVPGMLKAMKRMTVPGCLDLQEILEEHCDRTVEPHQVSPEDVAYLTYTSGTTGQPKGAMNTHGNIAFSARVYQAMMRIDPGDVVLGVAPLFHVTGEVAHAAIAALAGIPVVLFYRFDAGEALRLIERWKVTMTVASITVYIAMTNHPDIKKRDLSSFRKAYSGGAPVSKAVVDQFQQLTGLLLHNVYGMTETNSPSHITPLGQDAPVDEESGALSVGVPVPNSVSKIVDLEDGSRELAPGEVGEIVNRGPMIIPGYWNKPDETAHAIRSGWLHSGDVGKMDEKGWFYVVDRKKDLIIASGFKVWPRDVEDVLYQHPAVREAAVVGVPDQYRGETVKAFVALKDGLDRSVTSDEIVAFCKSRMAAYKYPRQVEFVSEIPKTLTGKFLRRALRKPENK from the coding sequence ATGGAATCGGTTTATGAGAAGAGGCCCTGGTTAAGTTCTTATCCGGATTGGGTTTCTCATGATTTGGAGACAGGGCCGGCTACGGCCATAGATGACTTCAACAAATCCGTGCGGTCCTGTTCCGGTCATACCGCGGTCTGTTATTTTGAGCACGCAATTTCCTATGGGGAAATTGATGGAATGTCGGAGTCTTTGGCAGCGGCCTTCTGTGGCTTTGGGCTTCATGCCGGTGACCGGATCATAGTGGACCTCCAAAACATACCCCAGTTCCTCATATCCGTGTACGCAGCATGGAAACTCGGCATCATCGTGGTGCCCGTGAATCCTATGTACAAGGAAGAGGAACTGTCGTACTTCTGTCGTGATTCGGGTGCCAAACTACTTCTCACCATGGACGAAATTGCGTCCAGGCTGGATCTTTCCTTTCTGAAGAGCACAACTATCGAGCGGGTCGTTACGACCTCGGCCCTGGATCTGCTGCCTGCCGATTCGCCTGTTCCAGGTATGCTCAAGGCCATGAAGCGCATGACCGTTCCAGGCTGCCTGGATCTGCAAGAGATTCTGGAGGAGCATTGCGACAGGACAGTCGAGCCGCACCAGGTCTCACCGGAAGACGTGGCTTACCTGACCTATACCTCCGGCACCACGGGTCAGCCCAAGGGCGCCATGAACACCCATGGAAACATAGCTTTCAGCGCTCGCGTTTACCAAGCCATGATGCGTATCGACCCGGGCGATGTGGTCCTGGGCGTGGCGCCGCTCTTTCACGTTACGGGTGAAGTCGCGCACGCGGCCATTGCCGCTCTGGCGGGGATTCCGGTGGTGCTGTTCTACAGGTTCGATGCCGGAGAGGCCCTCAGGCTCATAGAGCGCTGGAAAGTCACCATGACGGTTGCTTCCATCACAGTCTACATAGCCATGACGAATCACCCGGATATCAAAAAGAGGGACTTGTCGAGTTTCAGGAAAGCGTACAGCGGCGGAGCCCCTGTTTCCAAGGCCGTGGTCGATCAGTTTCAGCAGTTGACAGGCCTGCTTCTTCACAATGTTTACGGAATGACCGAGACCAATTCACCGTCGCACATCACCCCACTCGGTCAAGACGCGCCGGTGGACGAAGAGAGCGGCGCTCTATCTGTGGGCGTGCCCGTGCCCAATTCCGTTTCCAAAATTGTGGACCTCGAGGACGGCTCGCGTGAGCTGGCCCCGGGCGAAGTGGGTGAAATAGTGAATCGTGGTCCGATGATTATACCCGGATACTGGAACAAGCCCGACGAAACGGCCCATGCCATAAGATCGGGGTGGCTTCACAGCGGAGACGTTGGGAAGATGGACGAGAAGGGCTGGTTCTATGTAGTTGATCGAAAGAAGGACCTTATAATCGCGTCGGGGTTCAAGGTATGGCCGAGAGATGTGGAAGATGTGTTGTATCAACATCCGGCCGTCCGTGAAGCCGCTGTTGTGGGCGTGCCCGACCAGTATCGAGGAGAGACCGTGAAGGCGTTCGTCGCGCTGAAAGATGGTTTGGACCGTTCGGTAACCTCCGACGAAATCGTAGCCTTCTGCAAGAGTCGGATGGCAGCGTACAAATACCCGAGACAGGTTGAGTTTGTTTCAGAGATCCCCAAGACTTTGACGGGAAAATTCTTGCGCAGGGCCCTCCGAAAACCGGAGAACAAGTAG
- a CDS encoding SDR family oxidoreductase, translating to MNTIPTTVKNLELVEKRREQILLAAIKLFAKKGFHKTTLRNLAEETGLSQGNIYDYVGSKEDIFFLIHQFSASSAMEAMKQVVEQAAEPLEKLRRMIRAEFNTMDKLADAIMLIYQEGHILKKPLLRSLLKKERAHLEAFESIIDQCVKTKVLRECNARVVANLIKSMVDAWVLKRWDLRGHASALDVEKTILDLLFRGLLKRDLVEANPGTELRPLEGKSAIVANGGTVLGTAVICFLLSHGARLATYVDGPKRGREHPVINPKTSATLSCYSAAEHGPMTPDLFQRMEEENGPVDIYIHDLGIGNLKASGPPRDRLKAAKRLQDNVTRAENTAAAVQESMVRRSSGRIIYIAPWAWDRYANSLSYETAKGAVIALTLASAKDVAKFRVNVNCIVPGFIKAIRPSKIQKELADQLVKEIPAFRMGELTDVTEAVSFLAGDSSKYVTGQILKCTGGAD from the coding sequence ATGAACACCATCCCAACAACAGTCAAGAACCTGGAATTAGTAGAAAAACGACGTGAACAGATCCTTCTCGCCGCGATCAAGCTCTTTGCAAAAAAGGGGTTTCACAAAACCACCCTCAGAAATCTTGCAGAAGAAACGGGTCTGAGTCAGGGCAACATATATGACTATGTCGGATCCAAAGAGGACATATTCTTCTTGATCCACCAGTTCTCGGCCAGCTCAGCTATGGAAGCCATGAAGCAAGTCGTGGAGCAGGCGGCGGAACCCCTTGAAAAGCTGCGCCGCATGATCCGTGCAGAGTTCAATACCATGGACAAACTCGCGGACGCGATCATGCTGATTTACCAGGAAGGCCACATCCTCAAGAAACCGCTCCTGAGAAGCCTCTTGAAGAAGGAACGCGCGCACCTGGAGGCATTCGAGTCCATAATTGACCAATGCGTAAAAACAAAGGTGCTCCGTGAGTGCAATGCACGGGTTGTGGCAAATTTGATCAAATCCATGGTAGACGCGTGGGTCCTCAAGAGATGGGACCTTAGAGGCCACGCCAGTGCTCTGGATGTCGAAAAGACCATTCTGGACCTGCTCTTTCGAGGATTATTAAAAAGAGATCTTGTCGAGGCAAATCCCGGCACAGAGTTGCGGCCTCTGGAAGGGAAGTCCGCAATTGTGGCAAACGGCGGTACTGTGCTGGGCACGGCCGTCATATGTTTCCTTCTGTCCCATGGCGCGCGGTTGGCAACCTATGTAGACGGTCCGAAAAGGGGCCGTGAACACCCCGTGATCAATCCCAAAACCTCCGCGACCCTCTCGTGCTATTCTGCTGCAGAACACGGGCCGATGACTCCAGATTTGTTCCAACGGATGGAAGAAGAAAACGGCCCTGTTGATATTTACATTCACGACTTGGGAATAGGGAATCTGAAGGCTTCCGGGCCCCCGCGAGACAGGCTCAAAGCCGCCAAGCGACTACAGGACAACGTGACACGAGCCGAGAACACCGCTGCCGCGGTTCAAGAAAGCATGGTCAGGAGATCTTCAGGCCGCATCATTTACATAGCGCCGTGGGCTTGGGACAGGTACGCCAATTCCCTCAGTTACGAAACCGCTAAGGGTGCGGTAATAGCCTTGACACTCGCTTCCGCCAAAGATGTGGCCAAATTCAGAGTCAACGTCAACTGTATCGTGCCGGGCTTCATCAAGGCCATACGCCCATCCAAGATTCAGAAAGAGCTGGCGGATCAACTGGTCAAAGAAATCCCCGCGTTCCGTATGGGAGAGCTGACGGATGTGACAGAGGCCGTGTCCTTCCTGGCAGGCGACTCGTCGAAATACGTCACCGGCCAAATCCTGAAATGTACCGGCGGCGCTGACTAG
- a CDS encoding ABC transporter substrate-binding protein codes for MDEHGRTRRDFLKVGLVTAAAAALGPGVIKPVGLWAAEPQIKGPIKVGYQAVLSGTLAGYGEFHKMGAVMAVEEINAAGGIGGAKLEMEIRDSTLAAPASIQNARYFVDSWGADFLAGVDSSGQALALAPVVGQLDRILMVTHAATEKLTEDEVFKKGIKQVFRICTPTYQDGNAAAFVAKDLPAKTWATISPKYEYGYTCWNMFKDTLGKLKSGIQFTAESWAPFGTTDFRPHINTIMDANPEGLYSTEWAGELITMMKQAKQAGMFEKIKHVMLPVGAAMDVLEGLGSEMPDNIWISGRYFFLYPDSPQNKDWVARFQKRWNHFPAYVSETGYSTMFAFKKAVEAAGSKETAKVIQALEGMELDSPAGHRVFRKEDHQAMYDVPWGLTKADPKYPFKIMGKQVVIPAKECFNRPPFEGEGTKPPFKS; via the coding sequence ATGGACGAGCACGGAAGGACGCGTAGGGATTTCTTGAAAGTCGGGCTTGTGACCGCGGCGGCCGCGGCGCTGGGGCCGGGCGTCATCAAACCGGTCGGTTTATGGGCCGCGGAGCCCCAGATCAAAGGCCCTATCAAAGTGGGCTACCAGGCTGTCTTATCCGGAACGTTGGCCGGATACGGCGAGTTTCACAAAATGGGCGCGGTGATGGCGGTCGAGGAGATCAACGCGGCCGGAGGCATCGGCGGGGCCAAGCTGGAAATGGAGATCCGGGATTCCACTCTCGCGGCGCCTGCATCCATTCAAAACGCTCGCTACTTTGTGGATAGCTGGGGGGCCGACTTCCTTGCAGGAGTGGATTCTTCGGGCCAAGCCCTGGCCCTGGCTCCAGTGGTGGGCCAACTGGACCGTATCTTGATGGTGACCCACGCTGCCACCGAAAAACTCACCGAGGACGAAGTCTTCAAGAAGGGGATCAAGCAGGTGTTCCGCATCTGCACTCCCACGTATCAGGACGGGAACGCGGCAGCATTCGTCGCGAAAGACCTACCGGCAAAGACCTGGGCTACAATAAGCCCGAAATATGAGTATGGCTACACATGCTGGAATATGTTCAAGGATACGCTGGGAAAACTGAAATCCGGCATCCAGTTTACCGCGGAATCGTGGGCGCCTTTCGGAACCACTGACTTTCGGCCCCATATCAACACCATTATGGACGCGAACCCTGAAGGGCTTTACTCGACGGAATGGGCAGGCGAGCTTATCACCATGATGAAACAGGCCAAACAAGCCGGCATGTTTGAAAAAATCAAACACGTTATGCTTCCTGTCGGTGCGGCCATGGATGTCTTGGAAGGGCTCGGGTCAGAGATGCCGGACAACATCTGGATTTCCGGGCGGTATTTCTTCTTGTATCCTGATTCCCCGCAGAACAAGGATTGGGTCGCACGGTTCCAGAAACGCTGGAATCACTTTCCCGCTTATGTTTCGGAGACAGGGTATTCCACGATGTTCGCATTCAAGAAGGCCGTCGAGGCGGCCGGCTCCAAAGAAACGGCCAAAGTGATTCAAGCCCTTGAGGGGATGGAGCTGGATTCACCCGCAGGCCACCGCGTGTTCCGAAAGGAAGACCATCAGGCGATGTACGACGTGCCGTGGGGCCTGACAAAGGCCGACCCGAAGTATCCTTTCAAGATCATGGGCAAGCAGGTCGTAATCCCGGCCAAGGAATGTTTCAACCGACCGCCATTCGAAGGCGAAGGGACGAAGCCGCCTTTCAAATCATAG